A region from the Bacteroidales bacterium genome encodes:
- a CDS encoding porin family protein, whose product MKKFVLLLAMLPFISCAQTFTFGLKGGLNLNRLVFTQQDFTSSNYNLGYTGGLFFIFQSEHFYLQPEIILSQKNGNYKFSSSAAPDTTFLNKIDYVDIPMIGGIRFGKHFKLGTGPIFYILTEDDIKYKIDGNSLTLAINDKSFKTLNFGWQTGICIEVAHFLFEFRYEYGINHLIKEVKIPKSNTTLKPIAKNNLFQLTVGLRFL is encoded by the coding sequence ATGAAAAAGTTTGTTTTACTACTTGCTATGTTGCCGTTTATTAGTTGTGCACAAACATTTACATTCGGGTTAAAAGGTGGCTTAAACCTGAATCGCTTGGTTTTTACACAACAAGATTTTACTTCAAGTAATTATAATTTAGGATACACCGGAGGATTGTTTTTCATTTTTCAATCGGAACATTTTTACTTGCAACCAGAAATTATTTTATCCCAAAAAAACGGTAATTATAAATTTTCTTCCTCTGCTGCTCCTGATACTACTTTTTTAAATAAAATTGATTATGTAGATATACCTATGATTGGTGGAATCAGATTTGGAAAACATTTTAAATTAGGAACCGGACCTATTTTTTATATCTTAACGGAAGATGATATAAAATATAAAATTGACGGTAATTCGCTTACCCTTGCCATAAATGATAAATCTTTTAAAACTTTAAACTTTGGATGGCAAACAGGTATTTGTATAGAAGTAGCTCATTTTTTATTTGAATTTCGTTATGAATATGGCATTAATCATTTAATTAAAGAAGTCAAAATTCCTAAATCAAATACTACACTTAAGCCGATAGCAAAAAATAACTTATTTCAATTGACTGTGGGATTAAGGTTTTTATAA
- the sufC gene encoding Fe-S cluster assembly ATPase SufC, with translation MLSIKNLRVSVNNKEILKGINLEVKAGEVHAVMGPNGSGKSTLASVLAGREIFEVTSGEVKYKGKNLLKMLPEERAREGIFLGFQYPVEIPGVSMLTFMRTAINEVRKYRNLEQLDMKQFMTLVDEKKLLVEFERRMENRSVNEGFSGGEKKKNEIFQMAMLEPTLAILDETDSGLDIDALRVVANGINKLKTKDNATIVITHYQRLLEYIIPDYVHVLYDGKFVKSGGKELALELEIKGYDWIKKEIEQ, from the coding sequence ATGTTATCAATAAAAAATCTACGAGTATCTGTCAACAACAAAGAAATTCTGAAAGGAATAAATCTTGAAGTCAAAGCAGGAGAAGTGCATGCTGTAATGGGACCGAATGGTTCGGGAAAAAGCACATTGGCTTCGGTTCTTGCTGGTCGTGAAATTTTTGAAGTTACTTCGGGTGAAGTAAAATATAAAGGAAAAAATTTATTAAAGATGTTGCCCGAAGAACGTGCGAGAGAAGGAATATTTCTTGGTTTCCAATATCCTGTGGAAATTCCCGGAGTAAGCATGCTCACTTTTATGCGAACTGCAATTAATGAAGTTCGTAAATATAGAAATCTCGAACAGTTAGACATGAAGCAATTTATGACACTTGTTGACGAAAAAAAACTTCTTGTTGAATTTGAAAGAAGAATGGAAAATCGTTCGGTAAATGAAGGTTTCTCGGGTGGCGAAAAAAAGAAAAATGAAATTTTTCAAATGGCAATGCTTGAGCCAACACTTGCCATTCTTGACGAAACTGACTCGGGACTTGATATTGACGCATTACGTGTTGTTGCAAACGGAATAAATAAATTAAAAACAAAAGATAATGCAACGATTGTGATTACTCATTATCAGCGATTGCTTGAATATATAATTCCTGATTATGTTCATGTTTTATACGATGGAAAATTTGTAAAATCAGGCGGCAAAGAACTTGCACTTGAATTGGAAATTAAAGGTTATGATTGGATTAAAAAAGAGATTGAACAATAG